From the Brassica napus cultivar Da-Ae chromosome A8, Da-Ae, whole genome shotgun sequence genome, one window contains:
- the LOC106361394 gene encoding uncharacterized protein LOC106361394, with the protein MTGEFGPRTTELSESVVFRDAIVDNRWWLYSSRSRNVIIGFLKDNLPNPSEIVALESDGFFLWKVEDNAPANNYSSSLMCNHLYNQLTEVSWHKSVWFKGRIPKHAFITWLVAHDRLPTRDRMRCSGIDVSPACLLYGTLDENRQHIFFDCAFSREVWSLFCSKLHLTPPSIFPNGL; encoded by the coding sequence ATGACTGGAGAGTTTGGCCCGAGGACAACCGAATTATCAGAATCAGTAGTGTTTCGAGATGCTATTGTTGACAATCGATGGTGGCTGTATTCGTCACGGTCTAGGAATGTGATTATTGGTTTTCTCAAGGACAATTTGCCTAATCCTTCAGAGATTGTTGCATTAGAGAGTGACGGTTTCTTCTTATGGAAAGTGGAAGataacgctccggctaacaatTATTCTTCATCGCTCATGTGCAATCACCTCTATAATCAATTAACTGAAGTATCATGGCATAAATCAGTGTGGTTCAAGGGTAGGATTCCTAAACATGCCTTCATAACATGGCTGGTAGCTCATGACAGATTACCAACTCGAGATAGGATGAGGTGCTCGGGTATAGACGTCTCTCCGGCATGTCTCCTCTACGGCACATTGGACGAAAATCGTCAACATATTTTCTTCGATTGTGCTTTTAGCAGGGAGGTTTGGTCTTTGTTTTGCTCTAAACTCCATCTCACACCACCCTCGATCTTTCCTAATGGTTTATGA
- the LOC106359935 gene encoding EPIDERMAL PATTERNING FACTOR-like protein 2: MALSILCLKMALCSKMSSCLLMLLILNSTHFSLMANGRPEPNSREFIKRGDHDQKMVMRGLIGSNPPRCERVRCHSCGHCEAIQVPTNHQTKLHSPSSSFLSSEITNLDYIRGEDTTNYKPMSWKCKCGNSIYNP; encoded by the exons atggcGTTGTCGATCTTGTGTCTGAAAATGGCGTTGTGCAGCAAAATGTCAAGCTGTCTACTGATGTTGCTGATTCTTAATTCGACCCATTTCAGTCTAATGGCTAATG GTAGACCAGAGCCAAACTCGCGTGAATTCATTAAG AGAGGAGATCATGATCAGAAGATGGTGATGAGAGGTTTAATAGGATCAAATCCACCAAGATGTGAGAGAGTGAGATGTCATTCGTGTGGTCACTGTGAAGCAATTCAAGTTCCTACTAATCATCAAACAAAGCTTcactctccttcttcttcttttttgtcctCTGAGATTACTAATCTTGATTACATCAGAGGAGAAGACACTACTAATTATAAACCCATGAGCTGGAAATGCAAATGTGGTAACTCTATCTATAACCCTTGA
- the LOC125576955 gene encoding uncharacterized protein LOC125576955, producing the protein MILLEPSLLGAPDTFIWPLDKSGQYTVRSGYYSVQAPKYLQAAPPVDRGIPWNWKKFIWTPELLPKLKFFLWKAAANALPTGANLQTRGLLNNTNCIRCGARETIDHILFHCSFAREVWENGPWRVAVLTDDSSSFKPLIESARNWHNLPPYGITSNAFPWFCWNIWTSRNQLIFEKRVITPHATALKAILSQKEWEQAQANRPSTALPVTTLPRIICNEDTVFCNTDAAWRSDRKAAGLSWIFTDRNAQELHKASTPQANVSSACMAEALAIREALIQASSLQFTNICLRTDSQVLVRAITTRRRSTELYGILSDIDSLAFSASSPFHSCSFTFTPRACNGPADFLAKSCLVSYLGLRP; encoded by the coding sequence ATGATATTGTTGGAGCCCAGCTTACTCGGAGCTCCTGATACATTTATCTGGCCACTGGACAAGTCAGGCCAGTACACAGTCAGATCAGGTTACTACTCAGTACAGGCGCCAAAGTACCTTCAAGCTGCACCACCGGTAGATCGTGGTATCCCCTGGAACTGGAAGAAATTTATTTGGACACCTGAGCTCCTACCAAAGTTGAAGTTCTTTCTCTGGAAAGCAGCCGCGAACGCACTCCCAACTGGGGCAAATCTCCAGACCAGAGGACTCCTCAACAACACAAACTGTATCAGGTGTGGAGCAAGGGAAACCATCGACCACATTCTGTTCCACTGCAGCTTCGCTAGAGAGGTGTGGGAGAATGGACCCTGGCGAGTTGCTGTTCTCACTGATGACTCATCGTCCTTCAAGCCTTTGATAGAGAGCGCCCGGAACTGGCACAACCTTCCCCCTTACGGAATCACGAGCAACGCCTTTCCCTGGTTCTGTTGGAACATCTGGACATCCAGGAATCAATTGATCTTCGAGAAGAGAGTAATCACACCACACGCAACTGCGCTAAAAGCAATCCTCTCCCAAAAGGAATGGGAACAGGCGCAAGCAAATAGACCGTCTACAGCTCTTCCAGTGACCACGCTACCCAGGATCATCTGCAATGAGGATACCGTCTTCTGCAACACAGACGCCGCATGGCGATCAGACCGAAAAGCAGCCGGATTGAGTTGGATCTTCACGGACCGGAACGCCCAGGAACTCCACAAAGCGTCCACGCCCCAAGCAAACGTCTCCTCCGCCTGCATGGCTGAGGCCCTAGCAATCAGAGAGGCGCTAATCCAGGCCTCATCCCTCCAGTTCACCAACATCTGTCTACGCACAGACTCTCAAGTGCTCGTCAGAGCTATCACCACGAGAAGACGATCGACGGAACTCTACGGAATTTTATCGGACATCGACTCGCTGGCGTTCTCCGCTTCCTCCCCCTTCCACTCATGCTCTTTCACCTTCACCCCGCGGGCTTGTAATGGGCCAGCGGATTTTTTAGCTAAATCATGTCTTGTTTCTTATTTGGGCCTGAGGCCATAA
- the LOC125577095 gene encoding classical arabinogalactan protein 9-like — MAPRRKSRAPSYRDLFGDDGSGTSSSGPSSSGPSSSTAVPDSQPSQRVAWSPPPPQMPPPQMPPPHMPPPPPPAAAPEPVPEGAVHPDLRVPSYAPFARYTVEDLLAQPGREGLDVLDPDRPRGTYW, encoded by the coding sequence atggctcctagaagaaAATCCAGAGCACCTAGTTATAGAGATTTGTTTGGCgacgatggttccggtacatcttcttccggtccatcgtcttctggTCCATCATCCTCCAccgcagttccagactctcagccttctcagagagttgcttggagtcctcctccaccgcagatgcctccaccgcaAATGCCTCCACCGcatatgcctccacctcctcctccagcggctgcacctgagcctgtcccagaaggtgcagttcatccggatttgcgtgtgccttcatatgccccattcgcgagatatacggtagaggatttgcttgcccagcccggacgagagggtttggatgttctagaccccgatagaccccgaggaacttattggtaa